One Pseudomonadota bacterium genomic region harbors:
- a CDS encoding transcriptional activator RfaH, with the protein SFENDQGHIAVSDAFEPGTKIRVFKGELEGFDGIFLESRGDDRAIILLNLLNRMVKTELSGDLLEAV; encoded by the coding sequence ATCCTTTGAAAATGATCAGGGCCATATCGCTGTTTCTGACGCATTTGAGCCTGGCACCAAAATTCGTGTTTTCAAAGGTGAGCTTGAAGGATTTGACGGAATTTTCCTGGAAAGTCGCGGCGACGACCGGGCGATAATTTTATTGAATCTGTTAAACCGGATGGTCAAAACTGAACTATCCGGCGATTTGCTCGAAGCTGTCTAA